Within the Oncorhynchus mykiss isolate Arlee chromosome 4, USDA_OmykA_1.1, whole genome shotgun sequence genome, the region AAATACGTTTGGGCCTGTTTTTACATGACCAGTCTTATACTGTTGTGGAGTACTGCTAGTTGTCCTTATGGGAATTAGAGAAGTTACACCAGAACTGTCTGAAAAACATATAATCTTTCTGGACCCAGTCTCAAACCCTGACACAGCAAGGAAAACACAGTACCCAGTTCTATGTATCCAGAGGACAGATAAAACATTTACTATGTCTGCACACATCATACAGATGGGAGTATTTTACCTGGGACAGTAAAGATGACATCATCACTATCAGTGGTCTTTTCAGCAATATCTAATTCAGTAGGAGATGAACATCCTCTTTTAGTTTATTAAAtaacccatcatcatcatcatcatcagacacagCAGTATGATTCAAATCAAATTCATCATCAATCACTAATATCACAAATACCAGGAGAATGAATCAGGTTTGATATTAACTTTAATATCATCACAGATCTTGTGAACTTATTCATATTATAGGAGCATAACAAGAACACATACCTGAGAATGTGGAGGTGAAGTCAATGGAGATCTTCACATTTCCCTTTTCAGTCAGCGTGCACGTCCACTTCCTGTTGTTGTCCTTCTTCTGGAGTGTCACAGTCAGAGTGATGTCACAGGAAGAATCCTGTGTGACCTGGACTTTAGTACCTGTTTTAGGGACCCAGCTGAGACTAAATCTTGACCGGCACGTTCCATGTCCAGTATAGGTGAGCACAGAACACCGTAATGTCATAATTACATTAGGCTTCAGATCTGTCACTGGTGTGGTAGAGGAGACTGAGAAAGAGAAAAAGGTATACAGTATTAGTTGGCTGTTTTCACATTACATATGATTATTAACACCACACTTATACACAGTGACATTTAAACTCTGATTTAAACAGTACTACTCACTAGTTAGAACAGACAGATGAACAGGAGCATCACCTCCATGTTTTGGTCCAGTCTCTGTAAGGTATTGTAGACAGATGTAGAGTCCAACATCCTCAGCTCTGACATCACTAACATGTAGAGAACAGTTAGACCCCACACTcagtctgtctgctctctctgtctggtcaacTTTGATCTTCCCCAATGTGACCTCTTCAATAGATCCATTAGCTCCAGCTCTGTTATAGATCCATGTAGTAGAGGAGCAGTCTGGATAAACCACATTGTTACACGGCAGACTGACATTATCTCCCACTCTGGAGAACATAGAGAGAGTTTCTCCACTGACACCTGGAAGGAGTATGACATCAGATAATTATTAACTGGTAATACAGATGACATTATATTTCATAGGTTTTCTTATTGATATTCTTCAGTGTGAATAATAGTGTAATATACTGTCTATTATATAATAGTGAAGATAAGAGTAAACAGATACACAACAGAAATGTCATCATAATGTTAGTCAAATGTAAACTGAACTAGTTTGGCCGTGTGAAATAAATGTGTTCTATGATCTCTAATGACAtattcttactctctctcctctgtcttacCTGTTAGCAGGTACAAAACGGTCACAAGCAATCCCAAAAATGATTGAGGGATGTCAgccatgatcctctctctctctctctctgctctgtctctgtgtctatctctctctctgtctctctgtctctctctgctctgtttctgtctctttcctctttcaGAGTGTCTCAGCACTATGAGTTTCTCACCATACAGCAGCATCTCTATTCATCACTATAGCATCACTTCCTCATAGTGGTCACGGTTTTAATCTAGTTTCTGACACCTTGGTAAGAATCCTCCAGCTCACCAGCAGTTGAAggctgtcatgactgtcctgatcaggtcaggttacaggagaccacaaccctacagattatctctcaaccccaacagaggaggagagatctaggggtctgaagatgtggggggttTTATGGCGTTATTATGAAAACATTGTAATGTGAAGAGTGTTCCTAGTATATGtctgatgtttatacattgtacgttgtatggaaaatatccaaatcaaagagaatgttttggggaagatgaaatgttaaattagttgtctaaaattggatttgagtaaaaTCTGGACCTTGCCTTATTAACTTGGTGCGcacagagaattgccctaaaggcggctacgcccacttctgacccaagggtataaaacctgtgagtatagaatttacagGAAGACTACCTGGCCCAAGCTGCAGCAGGGCCTgaaaaagtcaacgaacccagaaCGCAACGCAAGCTTGAGGACAAAGAAatatttttctacccaagctacgatgattagctgtgtctaagcgggtgaattcaagtcgaaccacctagcctccaccTCCCAttgaatcgtggtatctaaagggtttcattgctatactgtgagctctgagctacagagctgtctgtcctcagaagacacCCAGAGAAAAGGGTGAGGgtacagactcctaagccaaaaaggACACTGACACTGGGAGGACGAGCAGGGAGGTGCGCAGGAGAAGTGCGTAATCGAACAGCGGAACGGTCCACGCAGAGAATCCTTGGAGAtcttccccacgtaattacatcattatattctgacccataagagcggcagtttggggcaaggctagggttagaatagcatagctgacaaattctcTTGTGTACtttatttcttctctctcttttgaaattcgacgttcagaacgagattgttAGAGGCAACTGGTTAAATAGCAGCAGCTCGATATTCTGATACTCTTTGAATtgatttgggaaatagaaactgaATAAAAaatagttttcccatggtgccccaggttaatgagttaatcattgcttgattcagttaatcacgtaattagaaacttgtaatcattcgatgagcaacagttgtcacattaactaatacaacgtcacaacAAGGCCTTCTTCACATGTATGAGAGTCTGTATTAGTGATGCAGGGATTTGGCATTAATGTGGTCATATTCAAGTggtggtcggtgccgtttaatTGGATGATTCATTCATAATCCAGTCACCCAGCTCAGTGTAACATTGATACGTTTatgctactacatgatactagaatgaatacacccctgatcacaggCAAATACAGGTCACATTCATCGTAGCCAtaaacaaacagcatgatcactttgcttgttaattccttctcgcatcgacactctcctcctctcaccttttcccttcgcttgtgggaTCCAGTGcaaaacacatcagctgtctgtgaccagacgACGAAACacttccaagccaaaccttcatatcgtAACCGCTGACAAtttgtcagttcatgctgcaagagctctgataggttggcgGACGTCTTTCGGAAGTTGTCATAGTTACTGTGGAAGAGGGTGAGTACCATAAGCCTCTTAGGGTTTGTATGGAAGTCAATGTGCCCAGAGGAGGGTGGAAACTAGCTGtgctccagctacaccatggtgctacctaCCCTATAGAGTGCTGTTgaagctactgtagaccttcattggaAAACAACTGGTGACGTGAATATTTTCAGTTTAGTTGTATCTAAAAAGATTTACTTTTTCATGAGTGTTTTATGAAATTCACAATTCCTCCCCTTgatcctctgaggagcctccactgtcaTATTCATTTGAATGGTTAATCAGACTTGGCATTTCTCCAATCCTCTCATTCTGTGTACATCCTAATTGTATCTAAATAGTTTACAGGACGGAAATAAGTCAAATGACATAGTCAAGTGACATAGTCAACACGTCAACATGACATATCAGTGTAATCATGTCTCTTGTCTCTCCAGGATTGGAAGTCATTCAGAGATGCTGCTGCCACATCATTGGCACTTCCTACAACTCCCTTCCAAGGCCTTCAAAGTGCTCCTGCACAACCACCAGTCCTCTGAACAAGTGTCTAACCCCTACACAGTAACAGTATGATCTGAGGAGTTCAATGTAACACACTGCACTACCAGACACCACAGATCATTcacaagagctctcaaactatgcAAATGGTTTTCTCCATCACTAAAGAcatttaatatgactatttattgATTTGGTGGTGTCTATTTGTTGTGTGACTTTGATGACCCACTGTCCGTATATTAAGGCAGATTCTACCTGTTTGTGTATGACATCACATTGTATGTATGTTTCTACATATGTACCAATATGTTCTAAACCTGTCAATAGCTGTCCTCTTAGTTACAAACTGTTTTTCGCTGTTGAGTTTGATGTATATGTAAATATATCCATTGTTATAAACGTGAATGTAACTGCAGTTAATGATGTACATAAACAGAATAAGAAGCATGTCTATGTCTGCAACTGGTCCTTCTTTCAGCGGTTATTTCAGCTCAGACCACTTCTGCTTTTCTGAGactgagcagagagagaaatagataatgagagaaggagagaggagaggataagagaggagagaggagaggagaggagagtagagaagatgagaggtgagtacaggagagagcagaggagagagaggagagcagagtaaaagagagagaagagtaaaACAGAGTAGAGGTGAGATAGAGGagatgagagtagaggagagtagaggagagatgagggcagaggagagaggaatgtagaggagagaggaggagagaggagagcagaggagagaggagagcacagGAGAGGAGAATAGTGGAGAGAGGAGCGTATAggatagaggagagtagagcagagtaaaggagagaggagagtagaggagagaggagaatagagaggagggggagagaggagtggagagaagaggagggtagctgagagagtagaggaggggggagaggagagtagaggagagacgagggaggagagcagaggagagaggagagtagaggagagacgagggaggagagcagaggagagaggacagtagagtggagattagagtagaggagaggagtgtagaggggaaagcagagtagaggagagaggagaggagaggggagaggaaagaggatagGTTGGGATAGGATAGCAGAATTGAAGAGAGATGAGTGTAgagcagaggagtggagaggaaagaggaggagagaggagagcttgGTATATGAGAGGAGAGTACtggagagagtagagtagagcagagtagtggagagtggagagtagaggagagaggggaggagatgagagaggagaatagtggagagaggagagtataggatagaggagagtagagcagagtaaaggagagaggagagtactggagagagtagagcagagtagtggaaagtggagagtagaggagagaggggaggagatgagaggagacgaGAATAGAGGTTAGGAGAGGGGacagcagagtagaggagagaggggagaggagtgaggagaggagaggagagaggataggagaaagGGGATGagcgaggagagcagagtaaaagagagaggagagtagaactgagtacaggagagaggagagaggaaagcaaagattagaggagaggagagggcagaggagagaggagaacagagcagagtaaaggagagaagaggagtgtagaggggagagcagagtagagtagagtagagtagaggagaggagaagagaggagaagagaggagaggagaggagaggagaggagaggagaggagaggagaggagaggagaggagaggagaggagaggagaggagaggagaggagaggagaggagaggagaggagaggagaggagagggaggaggatagtataggataggataggataggatagaataggataggagAGCAGAGTTGAAGAGAGAGGAGTGTAgagcagaggagtggagaggatataggagagaggagagtagagaagagcgaagattagaggagagagtagtggagagtggagaggagagaggggaagagatgagagaggagagcagggcagatgagaggagagtaaaggagagggtagagtagagtagaggagagagtaaagcagagtagtggagagtagaggagagagtagagcagagaataagaggagaggagagagtagagcagaacagagcgaAGAGGAcgtaggagaggagagcagagaggtgaggagagtataggagagaagagagaggagagaatagaggagagaggagaggaggggagagaggagagaagaggtgaggagagtACAGGAGATtacaggagagtagaggagagtagagcggaggacagtagaggagagagtagagtagagtagaggagaggagaggagaggagaggagaggagaggagaggagaggagaggagaggagaggagaggagaggagaggagaggagaggagaggagagaagtgtagagggcagagtagaagagagaggggagaagagaggacaggataacagaggagagaggagagtagagtagatagGAGAGTACAGTGTAGTACACTAAAGTAGAGCAGAgaagtgttggtgtgtatgtatagactagtgtcctgaaTGAAGACTCAGCACCATCTCAttgtcttcttctcttctccagtATTCTCACTTCTGTTATAAAATACAAGAAAAAAcacttgaaaaaaaaatgtaaagttcATTTTCAGAGGAACAGACgagaaaaaaacatgaataacattCAACACttggtcaaggggtatgaatacactACTTGAGTTTAAAGATATTCACATTTGAATTCCACTTTGAATAGCAGATGGTGGATTTGCAGCTTTACAGCAGCTTTTTTTCTGCAGGGGAGCCTGTTCAATATGGGGACAATAGTTTTAATTAAATCCCAGTCATCATCTGGTGGTCCTGCGTCCTCATCCAGGTCAGATAATAGTCTGGCTGGAACAGACTCATCATGGCTGGTTTCCCCTATGTGGGCGAGTGTGTAGTCTAACTCTGTGTGTGATTCTGGGAATAACTGCAGGTAAGACTACATGTGGGACTACAGTTGGGACTACTGGTGGGATTTCAGGTGGGACAACTGGTTAGACAACAGGTGGGACTACTGGTTAGACTACAGGtaagactacaggtgggactacaggtgggactactggttagactacaggtggtactactggttagactacaggtatgactacaggtgggactactggttagactacaggtgggactactggtTAGACTACAGGTGGGTCTAccggtgggactacaggtgggactacaggtgggaatactggttagactacaggtgggactacaggtttGACTCTAGGtgagactacaggtgggactactggtgggactacaggtgagactacaggtgggactacaggtgggactctaggtgggactacaggtgggactacaggtgggactacaggtgaggcaacaggtgggactacaggtgggattctaggtgggactacaggtgggactacaggttagactacaggtgggactacaggtgagactacaggtgagactacaggcGAGACTACAGGTTAGACTaaaggtgggactacaggtgagactacaggtgagactacaggtgggactactggttagactacaggttagactacaggtgggactacaggtgggactactagTTAGACTACAGGttagactacaggtgggactactggtTAGACTACAGGTTAGACAactggtgggactacaggtgggactactggtTAGACCACAGGttagactacaggtgggactacaggtgggactacaggtgagactacaggtgggactacagttGTGgactacaggtgagactacaggtgagactacaggtgagactacaggtgggactactggttagactacaggttagactacaggtgggactacaggtgggactactagCTAGACTACAGGTTAGAAtacaggtgggactactggttaaactacaggtgggactacaggtgagactacaggtgagactacaggtTGGACTACTGGTTAGACTACAGGttagactacaggtgggactacaggtgagaatacaggtgagactacaggtgggactactggtTAGACTACAGGTTAGACTACAGGTTGGACTACAGATGGGACTACAGTTGTGTGTAACgaatctcgtcctcctcttctgaggaggagtagcgagaaggatcggatgaccaatgcgcagcgtggtaagtgttcatgatcaaaatgaacactgaaatacaaaacaataaagtgaatgaatgaaaaccgaaacagtcctgtctggcgacacacacaaagacagaaaataaacaccaacAACTCAAATGTGAAACCAGCCTACATAagaat harbors:
- the LOC118964463 gene encoding uncharacterized protein LOC118964463, coding for MLLYGEKLIVLRHSERGKRQKQSRERQRDRERDRHRDRAERERERIMADIPQSFLGLLVTVLYLLTGVSGETLSMFSRVGDNVSLPCNNVVYPDCSSTTWIYNRAGANGSIEEVTLGKIKVDQTERADRLSVGSNCSLHVSDVRAEDVGLYICLQYLTETGPKHGGDAPVHLSVLTISSTTPVTDLKPNVIMTLRCSVLTYTGHGTCRSRFSLSWVPKTGTKVQVTQDSSCDITLTVTLQKKDNNRKWTCTLTEKGNVKISIDFTSTFSGMCSCYAPII